In the Telopea speciosissima isolate NSW1024214 ecotype Mountain lineage chromosome 2, Tspe_v1, whole genome shotgun sequence genome, one interval contains:
- the LOC122652858 gene encoding probable membrane-associated kinase regulator 4 isoform X2 — MAISFSYEHADEEEDYIDMEVSSSTTLLYYPITSPPQHREFEFQMSSASLEREPSTSPADELFYKGNLLPLHLPPRLQMVEKLLHNHNSINASTENKAELSEENYSTPFTTTPTATSYNTPFESCNISPSESCRVSGELNPDEYFFEFPSGTSSFMGDQPKKSWSKKLKLIRQSSLSLKLKASRAYIKSLFSKSGCSDEFSAKAAMNEDKATVSKAKEYSNKYVKVTKKNPFGQIHRERYQITSSSSVRTDTHTEKEKMMENGGGCGGGGAHRRSFSGAIKRHSATKYSSSSSFSSGSSSSSSSSSSFWSNPSGFYELQFLRSSSANSEIESSIQGAIAHCKQSQHYLSSLIVTNIIT, encoded by the exons ATGGCCATTAGCTTTTCATATGAACAtgcagatgaagaagaagactacaTAGACATGGAAGTGAGTTCTTCCACCACATTATTGTACTACCCCATCACCTCTCCTCCTCAACACAGAGAGTTTGAGTTCCAAATGTCATCAGCTTCTCTTGAAAGAGAACCCTCCACCTCCCCAGCTGATGAGCTCTTCTACAAAGGGAATCTCCTTCCCCTTCACCTTCCTCCACGTCTCCAAATGGTCGAAAAACTTCTCCATAACCACAACTCCATTAATGCTTCTACAGAGAACAAAGCAGAGCTTTCTGAAGAAAACTATTCCACTCCCTTCACTACAACCCCCACTGCTACTTCCTATAATACCCCATTTGAATCCTGCAACATTTCTCCTTCTGAGTCTTGCAGGGTCAGTGGAGAACTGAACCCAGATGAGTACTTCTTCGAATTCCCCTCTGGAACCAGTAGTTTCATGGGTGACCAGCCAAAGAAGTCTTGGTCCAAGAAGCTCAAATTGATCAGGCAATCTTCACTGAGTCTCAAATTGAAGGCTTCCAGGGCTTATATCAAGTCTCTGTTCAGTAAATCTGGATGTTCAGATGAGTTCTCTGCAAAGGCTGCCATGAATGAAGACAAAGCAACCGTTTCCAAAGCCAAGGAGTATTCGAACAAATATGTGAAGGTGACAAAGAAGAACCCATTTGGCCAAATTCATAGGGAGAGGTACCAAATTACATCATCGTCTTCTGTCAGGACAGATACCCACactgagaaagagaagatgatggagaatggtggtggttgtggtggtggcgGCGCCCATAGAAGGTCCTTCTCAGGGGCCATCAAACGTCACTCAGCAACCAAATACTCTTCGTCTTCGTCATTTTCGTcgggctcttcttcttcttcctcttcttcttcatccttctGGAGTAATCCAAGTGGGTTTTATGAGTTGCAGTTCCTTAGGAGTAGCAGTGCAAATTCAGAGATTGAGAGCTCAATTCAAGGAGCTATTGCTCACTGTAAACAATCTCAGCA TTACCTTAGTTCTCTCATTGTCACCAACATAATCACATAA
- the LOC122652858 gene encoding probable membrane-associated kinase regulator 4 isoform X1 encodes MAISFSYEHADEEEDYIDMEVSSSTTLLYYPITSPPQHREFEFQMSSASLEREPSTSPADELFYKGNLLPLHLPPRLQMVEKLLHNHNSINASTENKAELSEENYSTPFTTTPTATSYNTPFESCNISPSESCRVSGELNPDEYFFEFPSGTSSFMGDQPKKSWSKKLKLIRQSSLSLKLKASRAYIKSLFSKSGCSDEFSAKAAMNEDKATVSKAKEYSNKYVKVTKKNPFGQIHRERYQITSSSSVRTDTHTEKEKMMENGGGCGGGGAHRRSFSGAIKRHSATKYSSSSSFSSGSSSSSSSSSSFWSNPSGFYELQFLRSSSANSEIESSIQGAIAHCKQSQQLSDSRKTLSEVGFCSFSASRIAACEDQESPELSRG; translated from the coding sequence ATGGCCATTAGCTTTTCATATGAACAtgcagatgaagaagaagactacaTAGACATGGAAGTGAGTTCTTCCACCACATTATTGTACTACCCCATCACCTCTCCTCCTCAACACAGAGAGTTTGAGTTCCAAATGTCATCAGCTTCTCTTGAAAGAGAACCCTCCACCTCCCCAGCTGATGAGCTCTTCTACAAAGGGAATCTCCTTCCCCTTCACCTTCCTCCACGTCTCCAAATGGTCGAAAAACTTCTCCATAACCACAACTCCATTAATGCTTCTACAGAGAACAAAGCAGAGCTTTCTGAAGAAAACTATTCCACTCCCTTCACTACAACCCCCACTGCTACTTCCTATAATACCCCATTTGAATCCTGCAACATTTCTCCTTCTGAGTCTTGCAGGGTCAGTGGAGAACTGAACCCAGATGAGTACTTCTTCGAATTCCCCTCTGGAACCAGTAGTTTCATGGGTGACCAGCCAAAGAAGTCTTGGTCCAAGAAGCTCAAATTGATCAGGCAATCTTCACTGAGTCTCAAATTGAAGGCTTCCAGGGCTTATATCAAGTCTCTGTTCAGTAAATCTGGATGTTCAGATGAGTTCTCTGCAAAGGCTGCCATGAATGAAGACAAAGCAACCGTTTCCAAAGCCAAGGAGTATTCGAACAAATATGTGAAGGTGACAAAGAAGAACCCATTTGGCCAAATTCATAGGGAGAGGTACCAAATTACATCATCGTCTTCTGTCAGGACAGATACCCACactgagaaagagaagatgatggagaatggtggtggttgtggtggtggcgGCGCCCATAGAAGGTCCTTCTCAGGGGCCATCAAACGTCACTCAGCAACCAAATACTCTTCGTCTTCGTCATTTTCGTcgggctcttcttcttcttcctcttcttcttcatccttctGGAGTAATCCAAGTGGGTTTTATGAGTTGCAGTTCCTTAGGAGTAGCAGTGCAAATTCAGAGATTGAGAGCTCAATTCAAGGAGCTATTGCTCACTGTAAACAATCTCAGCAGTTATCTGATTCGAGAAAGACATTAAGTGAAGTTGGGTTTTGTTCATTCTCTGCTTCAAGAATTGCAGCTTGTGAAGATCAAGAAAGTCCAGAACTCAGTAGAGGATGA
- the LOC122652859 gene encoding cilia- and flagella-associated protein 298-like, with translation MVRIQVKVKHEEDEEDLQFLYHCLSTTGIEEIARDVIEISNLQIKIQRLALALESRLIQLGDGNGSHSIEAVPLMRASTEAKAYASKDQVLHGRLLSPHILTDHIQTIEEQVMLNEAMGFSDLTQLHQLLSGSSTDSELLQEDTTQLLWAGKELMKNKRLCDYVGDNERTKIILRLQPSCMSSA, from the exons ATGGTGCGGATTCAGGTGAAGGTGAAGCACGAGGAGGATGAGGAAGACCTGCAGTTCCTCTACCATTGCCTTAGCACCACAGGGATCGAAGAGATTGCCAGAGATGTAATCGAAATCTCCAATCTTCAAATCAAGATCCAGCGCCTTGCCCTAGCTCTCGAATCACGACTTATTCAACTTGGTGACGGCAATG GCAGTCATTCGATTGAAGCAGTTCCTTTGATGAGAGCTTCAACAGAAGCCAAAGCCTATGCATCAAAG GATCAGGTTCTCCATGGTAGACTTTTATCACCTCATATCTTGACAGACCACATTCAGACAATAGAAGAGCAAGTCATGTTGAACGAAGCAATGGGTTTCTCTGATTTAACCCAATTGCATCAGCTACTCTCGGGTTCCTCCACAG ACTCAGAACTTTTGCAAGAAGATACCACACAGCTTTTGTGGGCAGGGAAGGAGCTCATGAAGAATAAAAGATTATGTGATTATGTTGGTGACAATGAGAGAACTAAG ATCATACTCAGATTGCAGCCATCTTGCATGAGCTCTGCATGA
- the LOC122652857 gene encoding ankyrin repeat-containing protein At5g02620-like, whose translation MQSPQGKKMTKQLTGKRDDTPLHSAARARNLPVVMEILTGTTEEELKELLLKQNQSGETALYVAAEYGYVDVVEEMIKYCDIDSASIKARNGYDAFHIAAKQGDLEVMKVLVKALPELSLTVDLSNTTALHTAATQGHTEVVNFLLEQGSSLAAIARSNGKTALHSAARNGHLEVVKALLSKEPGMAAQTDKKGQTALHMAVKGQKIELVEELINSDPSLINMVDTKDNTALHIACRKCRTQIVKKLLDHNATDKKAVNRSGETALDTAEKMGHSELMVILQEHGVQSARDIKPPQTSRARELKQTVSDIKHEVHYQLEQTRNTRKHVKGIAHRLNKMHAEGLNNAINSTTVVAVLIATVAFAAIFTVPGQYVDDPKNIPPKLSLGAAKIANKVPFVIFIIFDSIALFISLAVVVVQTSVVVTESKAKKQMMAIINKLMWLACVLVSVAFSALGFVVVGNQRWLAIVVTIIGTTIMATTLGTMCYLVVMDRIHASNLRSIRRSSLSSKSRSWSMSVLSDPELLNSEYKKMYAI comes from the exons ATGCAGTCGCCCCaagggaagaagatgacgaAACAATTGACTGGGAAACGAGACGATACTCCCCTGCATTCGGCGGCAAGAGCTCGAAACCTACCCGTGGTCATGGAAATCCTCACCGGGACCACAGAGGAAGAGCTAAAAGAACTGTTGTTGAAACAGAATCAATCGGGAGAAACAGCCCTTTACGTGGCTGCTGAATACGGTTATGTTGATGTGGTGGAAGAGATGATCAAGTACTGTGATATTGATTCCGCAAGCATCAAAGCCAGGAATGGCTATGATGCCTTTCACATTGCAGCCAAGCAAGGCGATCTAG AGGTGATGAAGGTACTGGTGAAAGCTCTACCAGAGCTATCTTTGACAGTTGATCTCTCGAATACCACAGCTTTGCATACGGCTGCGACACAAGGTCACACTGAGGTTGTAAATTTCCTCTTGGAACAAGGTAGCAGCTTGGCAGCCATAGCGAGAAGCAATGGGAAAACTGCCCTGCATTCTGCAGCGAGGAATGGGCATTTGGAGGTTGTAAAGGCCCTTCTAAGCAAGGAACCTGGTATGGCTGCGCAGACTGATAAGAAGGGGCAGACAGCTCTCCACATGGCTGTGAAAGGACAGAAAATTGAGTTGGTGGAGGAGCTTATCAACTCAGACCCTTCTTTGATTAACATGGTCGATACCAAGGACAACACAGCATTGCATATAGCATGCAGGAAGTGTCGGACTCAG ATTGTAAAGAAGCTACTAGACCATAATGCCACCGACAAAAAAGCTGTCAATAGATCAGGGGAAACAGCCCTTGACACTGCTGAGAAAATGGGACACTCCGAACTGATGGTGATCCTGCAGGAGCATGGTGTCCAGAGTGCGAGGGACATCAAGCCACCACAGACAAGCAGAGCTCGAGAACTAAAACAGACTGTAAGTGACATAAAGCATGAGGTCCACTACCAGCTAGAGCAAACCCGCAACACAAGGAAACATGTGAAGGGTATTGCCCATCGGCTTAACAAGATGCACGCTGAGGGGCTCAACAATGCAATCAACTCCACAACAGTTGTTGCTGTCCTCATTGCCACTGTAGCTTTTGCCGCCATCTTCACTGTCCCTGGCCAGTATGTTGATGACCCTAAAAACATACCTCCTAAGCTCTCCCTTGGGGCAGCAAAAATTGCTAATAAAGTACCATTCGTGATTTTCATCATCTTTGATTCTATTGCCCTCTTCATATCCCTAGCTGTTGTGGTGGTACAGACTTCAGTCGTAGTAACAGAGAGCAAAGCCAAGAAACAGATGATGGCAATTATTAACAAGCTGATGTGGTTGGCTTGTGTTCTTGTGTCGGTGGCATTCTCAGCATTGGGATTTGTCGTAGTCGGCAATCAGAGGTGGTTGGCAATCGTGGTGACTATCATAGGGACAACAATCATGGCGACAACACTGGGTACCATGTGTTATTTGGTAGTGATGGACCGGATTCATGCCTCAAATTTGAGAAGCATTAGGAGATCATCATTGAGCAGCAAGTCACGGTCATGGTCCATGTCAGTGTTATCAGATCCAGAGCTTCTGAACAGTGAGTATAAGAAGATGTATGCAATCTGA